In a single window of the Eshraghiella crossota genome:
- a CDS encoding DUF951 domain-containing protein, protein MDFEVNDIIKMKKPHPCGCYEWEVMRVGADFRLKCVGCGHEIMIARRIVEKNTKSIKKVQ, encoded by the coding sequence ATGGATTTTGAAGTGAACGATATTATTAAAATGAAAAAGCCCCATCCCTGCGGATGTTATGAATGGGAAGTCATGCGTGTCGGAGCCGATTTCAGGTTGAAATGTGTGGGATGCGGACATGAGATAATGATTGCAAGAAGAATAGTTGAAAAAAATACAAAATCTATTAAAAAAGTACAATAA
- a CDS encoding zinc ribbon domain-containing protein: MGNIDYDYLKDGSVAASAVTESKNAIFSQSVLSVLVIIIGVLVLIALSISIVNLIMSIRMNRRIGNISSKLGTIQSDKNDTIGIVFCKKCGSKYSVADRQCPFCGEKRQ, encoded by the coding sequence ATGGGTAATATTGATTATGACTATTTAAAAGATGGTTCGGTTGCTGCAAGTGCAGTGACCGAATCAAAAAATGCGATATTCAGCCAGTCAGTTCTGTCAGTGTTGGTAATAATAATCGGAGTGCTGGTGCTTATTGCATTGTCAATAAGCATTGTCAATCTGATTATGAGTATCAGGATGAACAGAAGGATAGGAAATATCAGCTCAAAACTTGGAACAATACAGTCAGATAAAAATGATACAATCGGGATTGTGTTTTGTAAAAAGTGTGGAAGCAAGTATTCGGTGGCAGACAGACAATGTCCGTTCTGCGGTGAAAAGAGACAATAA